The following proteins are co-located in the bacterium genome:
- a CDS encoding ABC transporter permease, with protein MWRYIARRGINLIPLLFGISLLSFIAIQLSPGDFLAEVRLNPVVSQQTVDEMRRDFGLDQPIHVQYAKWLWRVLHLDFGYSFAFQVPVMWLIRSHLVNTLILNIAALAIAWLLAIPIGIHAATRQYSVTDNTFSLGAYLGISTPTFFSGLVLLFLAFKTGWLPIGGMTGLDYEDLPWYGKTLDVARHLVIPASVLGFGAAAGLMRQMRGNLLEVLRADFVRTARAKGMGERPVIYKHAVRNAINPLITIFGFEIGHLLSGSAILENVVSWPGLGRLILESVVRKDLYVVMGALVIGGTTLVVGNLVADILLVLADPRIRYD; from the coding sequence ATGTGGCGCTACATCGCGCGCCGGGGCATCAACTTGATCCCCCTGCTGTTCGGAATCTCGCTCCTCTCGTTTATCGCCATCCAACTCTCGCCGGGGGATTTCCTCGCCGAGGTCCGTCTCAACCCCGTGGTCTCCCAACAGACGGTGGACGAGATGCGCCGCGACTTCGGTCTGGACCAACCGATCCATGTCCAATACGCGAAATGGCTGTGGCGGGTCCTTCACCTGGACTTCGGCTACTCCTTCGCCTTCCAGGTGCCTGTGATGTGGCTGATCAGGTCTCACCTGGTCAACACGCTGATCCTCAACATTGCCGCGCTTGCCATCGCCTGGCTGCTCGCCATTCCGATCGGGATCCACGCGGCGACGCGTCAGTACTCGGTGACGGACAACACTTTCTCCCTCGGCGCGTATCTTGGCATCTCGACCCCGACGTTTTTCTCGGGCCTGGTCTTGTTGTTTCTCGCTTTCAAGACCGGATGGTTGCCGATCGGGGGGATGACCGGCCTGGACTACGAGGACCTCCCCTGGTATGGAAAGACCCTGGACGTTGCGCGGCATCTGGTGATCCCTGCGTCGGTGCTTGGATTCGGCGCTGCGGCCGGGCTGATGCGGCAGATGCGCGGGAACCTCCTCGAGGTGCTGCGAGCGGACTTCGTGCGGACCGCCCGCGCCAAGGGGATGGGAGAGCGCCCGGTGATCTACAAGCACGCCGTCCGGAACGCCATCAACCCATTGATCACGATCTTCGGATTCGAGATCGGGCACCTGCTCTCGGGATCCGCGATTCTCGAGAACGTCGTCAGCTGGCCCGGGCTCGGACGGCTGATCCTGGAGTCGGTGGTTCGAAAGGACCTTTACGTCGTCATGGGGGCCCTGGTCATCGGCGGCACCACCCTGGTTGTCGGCAACCTCGTGGCCGACATCCTCCTTGTGCTCGCCGATCCCCGGATTCGGTATGACTGA
- a CDS encoding ABC transporter permease, translating to MTEQAPRRSRSPQALAWRQLRKHRVAMAGGAILLALYTLAVFADVVAPYSLDFADREHFYHPPLLPRFVDAEGRLHLRPFVYETVTDNPGLRTYRINRARLFQVKLLAQGEPHHVLWVVPTTIHMFGVDPPGRIFLLGTDQFGRDVFSRILYGSRVSLIIGLLVVSIILPIGMVYGGIAGYYGGRIDNAMMRIVEVILGFPAFYLLLTLSAILPTRVGCTTRFYLIVVIISFIGWTGLSRLIRGIVLPMKEQEFILAARAIGVGDLRILVRHILPNTTSLVVVVATLSVPGSILGESGLSFLGFGVREPCASWGNLLSAGANLPNLINAPWLLVPGLFIILTVVAYNFLGDGLRDALDPRLRVG from the coding sequence ATGACTGAGCAGGCTCCTCGGCGGAGCCGGAGCCCTCAGGCCCTGGCTTGGCGGCAACTACGCAAGCATCGTGTCGCCATGGCCGGCGGCGCGATCCTCCTGGCGCTCTATACGCTGGCGGTCTTCGCCGACGTCGTCGCCCCCTATTCCCTGGACTTCGCCGACCGGGAACATTTCTACCACCCCCCGCTCCTCCCTCGGTTTGTCGACGCCGAAGGGCGGCTTCATCTCCGCCCGTTCGTCTATGAAACGGTGACCGACAATCCCGGCCTGCGGACGTATCGGATCAATCGGGCACGGCTGTTCCAGGTGAAACTCCTCGCCCAAGGCGAACCCCACCACGTCCTCTGGGTGGTCCCAACGACCATCCATATGTTTGGTGTGGATCCGCCGGGGCGGATCTTCCTCTTGGGAACGGACCAGTTTGGTCGGGACGTGTTCAGCAGGATCCTCTACGGTTCCCGGGTGTCCCTCATTATCGGGCTCCTAGTGGTCTCGATCATCCTCCCGATCGGGATGGTCTACGGCGGGATCGCAGGCTACTACGGAGGCCGCATCGACAACGCCATGATGCGGATCGTCGAGGTGATCCTTGGGTTCCCTGCCTTCTATCTGCTGCTGACGCTGAGCGCGATCCTACCAACCAGGGTCGGCTGCACCACGCGGTTCTACTTGATCGTCGTGATCATCAGCTTCATCGGCTGGACCGGGCTCTCGCGGCTGATTCGGGGTATCGTGCTGCCGATGAAGGAGCAGGAGTTCATCCTGGCGGCCCGGGCGATCGGGGTGGGCGACCTCCGCATTCTCGTCCGACACATCCTTCCCAATACGACCTCGCTTGTCGTGGTCGTCGCTACGCTCAGTGTTCCCGGGTCGATCCTGGGCGAGTCTGGGTTGAGCTTTCTCGGATTCGGCGTGCGGGAACCCTGCGCCTCTTGGGGCAACCTGCTGTCGGCCGGGGCGAATCTCCCCAATCTCATCAACGCGCCGTGGCTGTTGGTGCCGGGCCTGTTCATCATTCTCACCGTCGTCGCGTACAATTTTCTCGGCGACGGGCTGCGCGACGCGCTCGACCCTCGCCTGCGTGTCGGGTAG
- a CDS encoding hydantoinase B/oxoprolinase family protein, which yields MSGLFDPVSLEIMWSRLINISEECWITIWRTAFSLIIGEAQDFGCELFDPNAESIAHSPRSMPVFNLTLPLAVRHLLAAFPRDTLEPGDVLVTNDPWICAGHLYDLAAVTPVFRRGDLVGLVGSIAHCSDIGGTRDSMSAREIYEEGLQIPPLKLYRRGELNRDLVDMIRANVRRGEMVLGDIQAQVSSNQVGTDRLVAFMDEYGLESLTPLAHVVQARAEQAMREAIRALPEGVYRSEVHFDGLGEPLTLPCAVTVHGDEMTVDWTGAPPQLPRGGINCTYHYTAAHTTYVLKSILTPEIPSNAGCFRPLHVTVPEGTVLNCRRPASVNQRTQTGWYCGPGVFKALAPILADRVQAFTGLPMGMGAYGVDADGRVYNDHLFQGGGQGASAHGDGQSALLYPTSAANVSVEMFESRTPLVVECKELIADSGGAGRHRGGLGQRVRIRKLVDDGRTALVDLHPTGMLVAPPGLFGGQPGALARAHISDGAQIVEGGATVSLAELRDRSQEATIEIAGGSGYGDPRERPLERVQADLVEGYISPKGASAYDVKVGRGGRVRRS from the coding sequence ATGAGCGGCCTCTTCGATCCGGTCTCCCTCGAGATCATGTGGAGCCGCTTGATCAATATTTCCGAGGAGTGCTGGATCACGATCTGGCGCACCGCGTTCAGCCTGATCATCGGCGAGGCGCAGGATTTTGGCTGCGAACTGTTCGACCCCAACGCCGAATCGATTGCGCACTCCCCGCGGTCGATGCCTGTGTTCAACCTGACCCTGCCGCTGGCGGTGCGCCACCTCCTGGCTGCGTTCCCGCGGGACACCCTCGAGCCCGGCGACGTTCTCGTCACCAACGACCCGTGGATCTGCGCCGGCCATCTCTACGATCTGGCCGCCGTCACTCCGGTGTTCCGGCGCGGCGACCTGGTCGGGCTCGTGGGGTCCATCGCCCACTGCTCCGACATCGGCGGCACCCGCGACTCGATGAGCGCCCGCGAGATCTACGAGGAGGGCCTGCAGATCCCGCCGCTCAAACTCTACCGCCGGGGCGAACTCAACCGGGATCTCGTCGACATGATCCGAGCCAACGTGCGCCGGGGCGAGATGGTGCTCGGCGACATCCAGGCCCAGGTGTCGAGCAATCAGGTGGGCACGGACCGGCTCGTGGCGTTCATGGACGAATACGGGCTGGAGTCGCTGACGCCGCTCGCGCACGTCGTACAGGCGCGCGCGGAGCAGGCGATGCGGGAGGCGATCCGCGCGCTCCCCGAGGGTGTCTACCGCAGCGAGGTCCACTTCGACGGCCTGGGGGAGCCGCTCACGTTGCCGTGCGCGGTCACGGTTCACGGCGACGAGATGACGGTCGACTGGACCGGCGCGCCTCCGCAGCTGCCGCGAGGGGGCATCAACTGCACGTACCATTACACCGCCGCGCACACGACCTACGTGCTGAAGTCGATTCTCACACCGGAGATCCCGTCCAACGCCGGGTGCTTCCGGCCGCTCCACGTCACGGTGCCCGAGGGGACCGTCCTCAACTGCCGGCGTCCCGCGTCGGTCAATCAACGGACGCAGACCGGATGGTACTGCGGGCCGGGGGTGTTCAAGGCCCTGGCGCCGATTCTGGCGGACCGCGTGCAGGCGTTTACCGGCCTGCCGATGGGAATGGGAGCGTATGGCGTCGACGCGGACGGCCGGGTGTACAACGATCATCTCTTCCAAGGAGGTGGTCAGGGCGCCAGCGCGCACGGCGACGGGCAGTCGGCGTTGCTCTACCCTACGTCGGCCGCCAACGTCTCGGTGGAGATGTTCGAGAGCCGGACGCCGCTCGTGGTCGAGTGCAAGGAGCTCATCGCGGACTCTGGGGGCGCCGGGCGCCACCGGGGCGGGCTAGGCCAGCGGGTCCGGATCCGCAAGCTCGTCGACGACGGCAGGACCGCGCTCGTCGACCTCCACCCCACCGGGATGCTCGTCGCACCTCCCGGGTTGTTCGGTGGTCAGCCGGGTGCCCTCGCCCGGGCTCATATTAGCGACGGCGCGCAGATCGTGGAAGGCGGCGCCACGGTCAGCCTGGCCGAGCTCCGGGATCGGAGCCAGGAGGCCACGATCGAGATCGCGGGGGGAAGCGGATACGGCGATCCGCGTGAGCGGCCCCTGGAGCGCGTCCAGGCCGACCTTGTTGAAGGATACATCAGCCCGAAGGGCGCCAGCGCGTACGATGTGAAGGTGGGGCGCGGCGGACGGGTGAGGAGGTCGTGA
- a CDS encoding hydantoinase/oxoprolinase family protein: MASRYRIGFDIGGTFTDFVLLDDASGRIHLHKVLTTSPDPAEGALAGLAELCRDAGIRLGDVGTLVHGTTLVTNAIIERTGAPTALLTTRGFRDILEMGKEQRYDIYDLFLQFPPPLVPRRWRVELDERMSRDGEVLTPLDPARVREAARGLRAQGVESVAISLLHAYKNPAHEQAALAAVREACPDLGVSLSSDIVPEIREWERTCTTVCNAYVQPLVDRYLGRLETALAERGFAGRFYLMQSSGGTATGETARRFPIRLLESGPAGGALVTAFFGERLGRRDLVAFDMGGTTAKICLVRGGRPEIAPMIEAARVHRFKRGSGLPVKAPVVDMMEIGAGGGSIARIDMLGLMKVGPQSAGAAPGPACYGRGGRDATVTDACLALGYFDPQYFLGGAMSLDPEAAIDALDRLGAAVGLDAVAAAWGVHQIVSENMAAAARVYMIERGQDPRRYAMLAFGGAGPAHASRVARILGLSEVIVPTASGAASALGFLVTPLSFEFVHSLPGELETLDWDRVDRLYTSMEAQGRAMLAEGGAPAAEISCERRAEMRLAGQFHDLELPVPPGRLTPAVVPALAARFESEYRRLYGAYLPGRQVQVLNWRVLVTGPRPRVRLDEAPVDPRADATAALKRRRRAYFPETEGFVEVPVYDRYRLLPGAAIHGPAIVEEREATTVVGPGDHLSVDGHHNLVITVAS; encoded by the coding sequence ATGGCGAGCCGTTACCGGATTGGGTTCGACATCGGCGGTACCTTCACCGACTTTGTGCTCCTCGACGACGCGTCGGGTAGGATCCATTTGCACAAGGTCCTGACGACCTCTCCCGATCCGGCGGAGGGAGCGCTTGCCGGACTCGCGGAGCTCTGCCGCGACGCCGGCATCCGTCTCGGCGATGTGGGAACGTTGGTCCACGGGACCACCCTCGTGACGAATGCGATCATCGAGCGGACCGGGGCGCCCACAGCGCTGCTCACGACCCGAGGTTTCCGGGATATCCTGGAGATGGGCAAGGAGCAACGGTACGACATCTACGATCTGTTCCTTCAGTTCCCGCCACCGCTCGTGCCGCGACGCTGGAGGGTGGAACTCGACGAACGGATGAGCCGCGACGGCGAGGTCCTCACTCCGCTCGACCCGGCGCGCGTGCGCGAGGCGGCGCGCGGGCTCAGGGCCCAGGGGGTGGAGTCGGTTGCCATCTCGCTGCTCCACGCCTACAAGAACCCGGCGCATGAACAGGCCGCGCTTGCGGCGGTCCGCGAGGCGTGCCCCGACCTCGGCGTCTCCTTATCGAGCGACATCGTGCCGGAGATACGTGAGTGGGAACGCACGTGCACGACGGTGTGCAACGCGTATGTGCAGCCGCTGGTGGACCGCTACCTGGGGCGGTTGGAGACCGCCCTGGCGGAGCGGGGGTTCGCCGGACGATTCTATCTGATGCAGTCGTCGGGAGGCACGGCCACGGGGGAGACCGCGCGGCGGTTTCCGATCCGGCTCCTCGAGTCCGGCCCCGCGGGGGGCGCGCTCGTGACCGCATTCTTTGGGGAGCGGCTCGGACGGCGTGACCTCGTCGCATTCGACATGGGCGGGACGACCGCGAAGATCTGCTTGGTGCGAGGAGGCCGGCCGGAGATCGCGCCGATGATCGAGGCGGCGCGGGTGCACCGGTTCAAGCGCGGCTCAGGGTTACCCGTCAAGGCACCGGTCGTGGATATGATGGAAATCGGCGCCGGCGGGGGGTCGATCGCGCGCATCGATATGCTCGGGTTGATGAAGGTGGGTCCGCAGAGCGCGGGGGCGGCCCCGGGCCCGGCGTGCTACGGCCGAGGCGGGCGGGACGCCACGGTGACCGACGCCTGTCTGGCGCTCGGGTACTTTGATCCACAGTACTTCCTCGGCGGGGCGATGTCTCTCGACCCCGAGGCGGCAATCGATGCGCTCGATCGCCTCGGGGCGGCGGTTGGACTCGACGCGGTGGCGGCGGCGTGGGGAGTCCACCAGATCGTCAGCGAAAACATGGCCGCGGCGGCGCGTGTGTACATGATCGAACGCGGGCAGGATCCGCGCCGCTACGCGATGCTGGCGTTCGGCGGCGCGGGTCCGGCCCACGCATCGCGGGTGGCCCGCATCCTCGGCCTCAGCGAAGTCATCGTGCCGACGGCCTCCGGGGCTGCCTCGGCCCTCGGGTTTCTCGTCACGCCCCTCAGCTTCGAGTTCGTGCACTCCCTCCCCGGCGAACTCGAGACATTGGATTGGGACCGAGTGGATCGGCTGTACACGTCGATGGAGGCGCAGGGCCGCGCGATGCTCGCCGAGGGTGGGGCTCCGGCGGCCGAGATCTCCTGCGAGCGGCGGGCCGAGATGCGCCTTGCGGGCCAGTTCCACGACCTCGAACTGCCGGTGCCACCCGGACGGCTGACCCCGGCGGTCGTGCCCGCCCTGGCCGCCCGGTTCGAGAGCGAATACCGACGCCTCTACGGCGCCTACCTCCCCGGCCGCCAGGTCCAGGTGCTCAACTGGCGCGTGCTTGTGACGGGGCCGCGTCCGCGTGTGCGGCTCGACGAAGCTCCCGTCGACCCGCGGGCGGATGCAACCGCCGCGCTGAAGCGCAGGCGCCGGGCGTACTTTCCGGAGACCGAGGGATTCGTCGAGGTGCCGGTGTACGACCGATACCGGCTCCTGCCGGGGGCCGCGATCCACGGCCCGGCGATCGTCGAGGAGCGAGAGGCGACGACCGTTGTCGGGCCGGGGGACCATCTTTCGGTCGATGGGCACCACAACCTCGTGATCACGGTGGCGTCATGA
- a CDS encoding ABC transporter substrate-binding protein encodes MVQRRSLRALVAGGGILALVGVLIFSSSAAPRRGGTLRVAEIGEPLTMDTVATTATQTSNITHAVFEELLAFDANWRVQPLLAESFTKSQDGLTYTFKLRKNVQFHNGKEMTSEDVVASLNRWGKMSPRGVVAYKNVESAAGPDKYTVVVKLKEAFAPFPIFLGYPNGAAAIMPKETVDAAGAGPLKQYIGTGPYKFVEWIPDRHVKLSRFDNYAARSEASSLYAGKREALADDVYFYPVAQVATRAAGVQSGDYDIADNTPNQDAYSQFKKDPRVVVEPIRPGTFLTFFFNKKQGIMTNEKLRQAVEVALDMQPIMKASFGDPALFSLGPSIYPQGTPYYTTAGSEWYNVHDTAKAKQLMKEAGYNGEPIRWLTTQQYDYMFKSTVVAAAQLQHAGFKVDMQVLEWAGVLDHRGKPADYDLFTTSHGFVADPALITVFSSAYPGWWDSPEKNQMFSQFNQTTDQGARVKLWSNLQTLWYKQVPLVRPGEFYTLYMWTKSLQGFHPSDFIVVWNVQPVK; translated from the coding sequence ATGGTCCAGAGGAGATCGCTTCGGGCCCTGGTCGCCGGAGGGGGCATCCTCGCGCTCGTGGGCGTGCTGATCTTTTCCTCGTCGGCCGCTCCGCGGCGGGGAGGCACCCTTCGGGTCGCGGAGATCGGTGAGCCGCTCACGATGGACACGGTTGCGACAACGGCAACCCAAACCTCGAACATTACGCACGCCGTGTTTGAGGAGTTGCTCGCCTTCGATGCCAACTGGCGGGTGCAGCCCCTCCTCGCGGAGTCGTTCACCAAGAGCCAGGACGGCCTCACCTACACGTTCAAGCTGCGCAAGAACGTCCAGTTTCACAATGGCAAGGAGATGACGTCCGAGGACGTGGTGGCCTCTCTCAACCGATGGGGAAAGATGAGCCCTCGGGGGGTCGTCGCCTACAAGAACGTGGAATCCGCGGCCGGACCCGACAAGTACACTGTCGTCGTGAAACTCAAGGAGGCATTCGCCCCGTTCCCCATCTTCCTCGGGTACCCGAACGGCGCGGCGGCGATCATGCCCAAGGAAACTGTCGACGCGGCCGGCGCCGGCCCGCTTAAGCAGTACATTGGCACAGGCCCGTACAAGTTCGTCGAATGGATCCCAGACCGCCACGTAAAGCTCTCCCGTTTTGACAACTATGCGGCCAGGTCGGAGGCCTCAAGTCTCTATGCCGGTAAGCGGGAGGCGCTCGCGGATGACGTCTACTTTTACCCAGTGGCCCAGGTGGCCACCCGCGCCGCAGGCGTGCAGAGCGGCGACTACGATATCGCCGATAATACTCCGAATCAGGACGCGTACAGCCAGTTCAAGAAGGATCCTCGGGTGGTCGTGGAGCCGATCAGGCCCGGAACCTTTCTGACCTTCTTCTTTAATAAGAAGCAGGGGATCATGACCAATGAGAAGCTGCGCCAGGCGGTCGAGGTGGCGCTGGACATGCAGCCTATTATGAAAGCCTCCTTCGGTGACCCGGCGCTCTTCTCGCTGGGGCCCAGCATCTATCCCCAGGGGACCCCCTACTACACGACGGCCGGGAGCGAATGGTATAACGTCCACGACACCGCCAAAGCCAAACAATTGATGAAGGAAGCAGGATACAACGGCGAGCCGATCCGCTGGCTGACGACACAGCAGTACGACTACATGTTCAAGAGCACGGTCGTCGCCGCCGCGCAGTTGCAGCACGCGGGCTTCAAGGTGGACATGCAGGTCCTGGAGTGGGCGGGCGTGCTCGACCATCGGGGCAAGCCGGCGGACTACGATTTATTTACGACCTCGCATGGGTTCGTGGCGGATCCGGCCCTCATCACCGTGTTCAGCTCCGCCTACCCGGGGTGGTGGGACTCTCCCGAGAAGAACCAAATGTTCAGCCAGTTTAACCAGACAACCGACCAAGGGGCGCGGGTCAAGCTCTGGAGCAACCTGCAGACATTATGGTACAAGCAGGTCCCGCTGGTGCGCCCGGGCGAGTTCTACACCCTGTACATGTGGACGAAGTCCTTGCAGGGGTTCCACCCCTCCGACTTCATCGTCGTCTGGAACGTGCAGCCGGTCAAGTAG
- a CDS encoding ABC transporter permease, with protein sequence MLSYLTGRVLALVPVLLVVAVVVFLLIHVTPGDPARVLLGQDATPEQVQNLRHEMGLDRPLGVQFILWLGRAFHGDLGISLFQRIPVTADIIQHAGPTVTLSLMAITVSLLIGIPAGVISAVFRDSWLDQGSLALAMLGAAVPSFWLGLSLIVVFAVNLGWLPSSGYRAPAEGFGLSLHYLLLPALALGLPNSSLIIRFTRSSLLDVIGNDYIRTARAKGVSERGVIFHHAFRNALVPILTVVGLTFAALMGGAVVTETVFSLPGVGQLVVSSVLRRDYPVIQGVILMVATVYVIINLVVDLLYFLVDPRVKY encoded by the coding sequence ATGCTGTCGTACCTCACCGGCCGGGTGCTGGCCCTTGTCCCGGTTCTCTTGGTCGTCGCGGTCGTGGTGTTTCTGCTGATCCACGTCACGCCGGGCGACCCCGCGCGGGTGCTCCTGGGACAGGATGCTACCCCCGAACAGGTACAGAATCTCAGGCACGAGATGGGACTCGACCGGCCCTTGGGTGTGCAGTTCATCCTCTGGCTGGGCCGCGCGTTTCACGGGGACCTGGGGATCTCGTTATTCCAGCGCATCCCCGTGACCGCAGACATCATCCAGCACGCCGGGCCCACGGTGACGCTCTCGCTGATGGCGATCACTGTTTCGCTGCTGATCGGGATCCCCGCAGGGGTGATCTCGGCCGTGTTCCGGGACTCGTGGCTGGACCAGGGAAGCCTAGCCCTGGCGATGCTCGGCGCGGCGGTGCCGAGCTTCTGGTTGGGCCTGTCGCTGATCGTCGTCTTCGCGGTCAATCTCGGTTGGTTGCCGTCGTCCGGTTATCGGGCGCCGGCCGAGGGGTTCGGCCTCAGCCTTCACTATCTGCTCCTGCCGGCGCTGGCGCTCGGCCTCCCCAACTCGTCGCTGATCATCCGCTTCACCCGGAGTAGCCTGCTCGACGTGATCGGCAACGATTACATTCGGACCGCCCGCGCCAAAGGCGTGAGCGAGCGCGGGGTTATTTTTCACCACGCCTTTCGCAACGCGCTCGTCCCGATCCTGACGGTCGTGGGGCTCACCTTCGCGGCTCTGATGGGCGGAGCGGTCGTGACCGAGACGGTCTTCAGCCTTCCCGGCGTCGGGCAGCTGGTGGTCTCCTCGGTCTTGCGGCGGGACTATCCCGTGATTCAAGGGGTCATCTTGATGGTCGCGACGGTGTACGTCATCATCAATCTCGTGGTGGATCTGCTGTACTTCCTCGTGGATCCGCGTGTGAAGTACTAA
- a CDS encoding ABC transporter permease: MAERALPSPRVIAGTRPGIGTLLWRMVRRRRITGIGGALILLAVVAALAAPLLSSYDPNALNVTDRLLPPGQSHPFGTDEFGRDILSRTLYGARLSLLVGALVTLLATTAGIIIGLTAGASPKADRILMRIMDGVMAFPDILLAIALMASLGPSVRNVVLSLGFVYTPRVARVVRAAVLVVIRLEYVEAARAVGASGARVLARHILVNCASPVIVQATFITAYAMLGEAALSFLGVGVPPQVPTWGGIIAAGQVYLRQASWISIFPGIAIILSVLALNLIGDGLRDFLDPRLRHA; the protein is encoded by the coding sequence ATGGCTGAGCGCGCCCTTCCCTCCCCACGAGTCATTGCCGGAACGCGGCCGGGCATCGGCACGCTGCTCTGGCGCATGGTGCGGCGACGCCGGATCACCGGTATCGGGGGCGCCCTGATCCTCCTCGCCGTGGTGGCTGCCCTGGCGGCGCCTCTGCTCTCCTCCTACGATCCTAACGCGCTCAACGTGACCGACCGGCTCCTCCCGCCGGGGCAGTCGCATCCGTTTGGGACGGACGAGTTCGGCCGCGACATCCTGAGCCGGACGCTGTACGGGGCTCGATTGTCGCTGCTGGTCGGCGCGCTGGTCACGCTGCTCGCCACGACCGCCGGGATCATCATCGGCCTGACGGCCGGCGCGAGCCCGAAGGCGGATCGCATTCTGATGCGGATCATGGACGGCGTGATGGCATTTCCCGACATCCTGCTCGCCATCGCGCTGATGGCTTCGCTGGGGCCGAGTGTTCGAAACGTCGTCCTCTCGCTCGGGTTCGTCTACACCCCGCGGGTCGCGCGCGTCGTTCGCGCCGCCGTCCTCGTGGTCATTCGGTTGGAGTACGTGGAGGCGGCCCGCGCCGTGGGCGCGTCCGGCGCGCGGGTCCTGGCCCGACACATCCTGGTCAACTGCGCCTCTCCCGTCATCGTCCAAGCCACCTTCATCACGGCGTATGCGATGCTGGGCGAGGCCGCGCTCAGCTTCCTCGGCGTAGGCGTTCCGCCGCAGGTCCCGACTTGGGGCGGGATTATCGCCGCCGGGCAGGTGTATCTCCGGCAGGCGTCGTGGATCAGCATCTTCCCCGGCATCGCCATCATCCTGAGCGTCCTCGCGCTCAACCTGATCGGTGACGGGTTGCGAGACTTTCTTGACCCCCGACTCCGGCACGCCTAG
- the map gene encoding type I methionyl aminopeptidase, with translation MSITSPAELAGLRSIGRIVRKALDAMAAAVRPGMTTAELDDIGGRVLAEHGAESAPPKVYGFPGAVCISLNDEAVHGIPGDRVLRPGDLVKLDLVAEKHGFLADAAVTVGVGEMTDTATALVRCAERAFRQAAKVARVGFRVDDIGRAVQREVTRGGFRVMPAFGGHGVGRTIHEPPTIPNYPDPLCRERLTEGLVITIEPIISAGTGRGTPQMDGWTVRTADGSLSAHYEHTVVITKDEPIMLTV, from the coding sequence ATGTCCATCACATCCCCGGCCGAATTAGCCGGGCTCCGCTCCATCGGGAGGATCGTGCGGAAGGCCCTCGACGCGATGGCTGCCGCAGTACGGCCCGGCATGACCACCGCAGAGTTGGATGACATTGGTGGCCGTGTCTTGGCCGAACATGGTGCGGAGTCGGCCCCGCCCAAAGTCTACGGTTTCCCGGGCGCGGTGTGCATCAGCCTCAATGATGAGGCGGTACACGGGATCCCCGGGGATCGGGTCCTCCGGCCCGGGGATCTCGTGAAGCTCGACTTGGTGGCGGAAAAGCACGGCTTCCTGGCGGATGCCGCCGTTACCGTGGGGGTTGGAGAAATGACGGACACAGCCACGGCCCTGGTGCGATGCGCGGAGCGCGCCTTTCGGCAGGCGGCCAAGGTGGCGCGGGTCGGGTTCCGGGTCGACGACATCGGTCGTGCGGTACAACGGGAAGTGACCCGGGGCGGCTTCCGCGTGATGCCCGCGTTTGGCGGCCACGGAGTCGGCCGCACGATCCACGAACCCCCTACCATCCCTAACTACCCTGACCCGCTGTGCCGGGAGCGGCTGACGGAAGGCTTGGTCATCACAATCGAACCGATCATTTCGGCGGGCACGGGCCGTGGCACGCCGCAGATGGACGGATGGACCGTCAGGACCGCCGACGGCAGTCTCTCCGCTCACTACGAACACACCGTGGTCATCACGAAGGACGAGCCGATTATGCTCACTGTCTGA
- a CDS encoding DinB family protein, with product MRREESGLAMRAVILGFLQDTTRRRNWAHAGLAVATRNLSVDEALWTPPGGHSVWEQINHVGYWKRYILRRIQGARTKARQAWPAPGRTSADLRKATADLAALHRGLRAAVIALDPDDLYEPRGARYPLAQLLLGAAAHESYHAGQIFLTRKLYRRHRMGQ from the coding sequence GTGAGGCGCGAGGAATCGGGGCTTGCGATGCGCGCCGTAATCCTTGGGTTTTTGCAGGATACGACGAGGCGGAGAAACTGGGCGCATGCCGGCCTCGCCGTCGCGACCAGGAACCTCAGCGTCGACGAGGCTCTGTGGACACCTCCGGGCGGCCATTCAGTGTGGGAGCAGATCAACCACGTGGGATACTGGAAGCGGTATATCTTGCGGCGCATTCAGGGGGCACGGACCAAGGCGCGCCAGGCGTGGCCCGCGCCGGGCCGGACGTCTGCCGATCTTCGCAAGGCGACGGCCGACCTTGCGGCCTTGCACCGAGGGTTACGAGCCGCGGTGATCGCCCTCGATCCGGATGATCTTTATGAGCCGCGGGGCGCCAGGTACCCGCTGGCGCAGTTGCTGCTGGGCGCGGCCGCGCATGAATCCTACCATGCGGGCCAGATCTTCCTGACCCGGAAGTTGTACCGGCGGCACCGTATGGGACAATAG